The following coding sequences lie in one Cotesia glomerata isolate CgM1 linkage group LG5, MPM_Cglom_v2.3, whole genome shotgun sequence genomic window:
- the LOC123264819 gene encoding tubulin epsilon chain-like — protein sequence MSEFICVQVGQCGNQIGSAFWPLALHEYGIETSSGGVNQLKFQKDHKKNIDDLADAFHSFFYVPDNSGKFSFKRISDLNSAKVKARAVLIDMEDSVVSRFKQGPLRNLFDQTCTVTNYPGSGNNWAVGYYTHGRNYHDKLEETIRKTAERCDSLHGFLLTHSLGGGTGSGLGTATLSLLADEYPHVDKFLSSVHPAAAQDVITAPYNVLLASKELIDHATCVFPADNGALLDICNSQICKKDNVDQLNYNATCKPFQDMNSIVVNMLLHLTSGARFPGSLNTDMNDLVTNLVPYPQLHYIFSSVSPISMTAPKLTITKKTKVQDELFMNAWSRSHQLIKLDPLNPKSVIISAGHIARGNCSMDDMIRNIQRFQNKAKFTPWSKEVMKIGLCNVPPAGHPASLLCLLNSTSMRLMLKNIINQFEKLYQRKAHAHHYLEVDGFEAEHFDEAKESIKVVCDRYREVERQIPHNIPRLKVK from the exons ATGAGTGAATTTATTTGTGTCCaag ttggaCAATGTGGAAATCAAATTGGAAGTGCATTTTGGCCATTGGCATTGCACGAGTATGGCATAGAAACATCAAGCGGGGGtgtaaatcaattaaaattccaaaaagatcataaaaaaaatattgatgatcTCGCTGATGCATTCCATAGCTTTTTTTATGTCCCCGATAATTCgggaaaattttctttcaagcGAATTTCTGATTTGAATTCTGCTAAAGTTAAAGCACGG GCGGTTTTAATAGATATGGAAGACAGCGTGGTGTCAAGATTCAAACAAGGTCCTCTGAGAAATTTATTCGACCAAACTTGTACTGTGACAAACTATCCTGGTTCAGGAAACAACtg GGCTGTTGGATACTACACTCATGGCAGAAATTACCACGACAAACTCGAAGAAACAATAAGAAAAACCGCAGAGCGGTGTGATAGTCTTCATGGTTTTTTATTGACCCATTCTCTGGGCGGTGGAACGGGTTCCGGTCTAGGAACAGCGACTCTGAGTCTTCTTGCCGATGAGTACCCTCACGTAGACAAATTTCTGTCCAGTGTCCATCCAGCGGCGGCCCAGGATGTAATTACGGCTCCTTACAACGTCTTGCTTGCCAGTAAAGAACTAATTGATCACGCAACCTGTGTCTTTCCAGCAGATAATGGAGCTTTGCTCGACATCTGCAACTCCCAAATTTGTAAAAAGGATAATGTTGATCAGCTCAATTATAACGCTACCTGCAAACCATTCCAAGATATGAATAGTATTGTTGTAAATATGTTACTACATTTAACAAG tgGAGCGCGTTTTCCTGGAAGTTTGAATACTGATAtgaatgatttagtaacaaatcTAGTACCTTATCCACAATTGCATTATATTTTCAGCAGTGTTAGCCCAATATCAATGACTGCTCctaaattaacaattactaaaaaaactaa gGTACAAGATGAATTATTCATGAATGCATGGTCTCGTTCGCATCAGTTAATTAAATTGGATCCATTAAATCCAAAGTCTGTGATAATTAGTGCTGGCCACATTGCCAGAGGTAATTGTTCCATGGATGATATGATAAGAAATATTCAGAG atttcaGAATAAGGCTAAATTTACACCGTGGAGTAAAGAAGTTATGAAAATAGGTCTATGCAATGTGCCTCCAGCGGGTCATCCCGCGTCTCTATTGTGTCTTCTCAACTCAACATCAATGCGATTGATGTTAaagaatataattaatcaatttgaaaaactgtatcAACGCAAAGCACATGCACACCATTACTTAGAAGTCGACGGCTTCGAGGCCGAACACTTTGATGAAGCGAAAGAAAGTATTAAAGTCGTCTGCGATCGGTACAGAGAAGTCGAACGGCAAATACCACACAATATTCCTCGActtaaagttaaataa
- the LOC123264833 gene encoding nuclear envelope integral membrane protein 1a, translating into MTDYFNNNSMLLIIFLLLHILATVTTADSLHYLEPGDSIENSAPGLRIFCHNAKSKYFIYTWRTLIMNLHTDLDTYDLYDGKTPAEVIEKHDINQRSWKFNWFGTKKSKELRINPFEDTCIGVFTYPYNNYRYKMSMKLIKIDSWKVLMTIGGILLFWSAKKLSRNTLFYYLTGVTLGVMFSVLILVWFVGKLLGRGKTMYLMIGTGWAMSSWLARVLWENAQIILIQYRDYVTWYLLITSLISFLICYRIGPVTNDRTKKIIQWFLQAAGMLIIYCSSYFTEASISFCILNFLIYNFPIVVYHKSKSYWKKLFPERRKLLTENEYRLQAIRETNKALDELKGYCSSPESNPWKTVLRLKDPIRFAKFMEGDSHLSDHESSEHDLEITRLIEECEYTEDEYDDDY; encoded by the exons ATGACTgactattttaataataattcaatgctgctcattatttttttacttctgcATATTTTAGCAACTGTTACAACTGCTGATTCTc ttcaCTATTTAGAACCCGGTGATTCTATTGAAAATTCAGCGCCTGGTTTACggattttttgtcataatgccaaatccaaatattttatttacacttgGAGAACACTTATc atgaatTTGCACACAGATTTGGATACTTACGATTTATACGATGGAAAAACACCAGCAGAAGTCATTGAAAAGCATGACATCAATCAGAGGTCCTGGAAATTTAATTGGTTTGGcacaaaaaaaagtaaagagCTCCGAATCAATCCTTTCGAAGACACGTGCATTGGAGTATTCACCTATCCGTATAATAATTATCGTTACAAAATGTCTATGAAGTTAATAA aaaTTGATTCGTGGAAAGTATTAATGACTATTGGGGGCATACTCTTGTTTTggagtgcaaaaaaattaagtagaaATACATTGTTCTATTACTTGACTGGAGTTACGCTGGGAGTCATGTTTTCAGTTTTGATATTGGTTTGGTTTGTTGGTAAACTGTTGGGTCGt gGAAAAACAATGTATTTAATGATTGGAACTGGATGGGCGATGAGTTCATGGCTCGCTCGAGTTCTTTGGGAAAATGctcaaattattttgatcCAATACAGAGATTATGTTACTTGGTATCTTTTGATAACGTCTTTGATTAGTTTTCTCATTTGCTATCGAATTGGTCCTGTTACTAATGacagaactaaaaaaattattcagtgGTTTTTacag gccGCTGGGATGTTGATAATATACTGCAGCAGTTATTTTACTGAAGCATCAATATCATTttgtatattaaattttttaatttacaattttccgATCGTCGTATACCACAAAAGTAAAAGTTACTG gaaaaaattgtttcctGAACGACGGAAATTACTGACTGAGAACGAATATCGACTCCAAGCAATCCGAGAAACTAACAAAGCATTGGATGAGTTGAAAGGATATTGCTCGAGTCCTGAATCAAATCCTTGGAAGACTGTCTTGCGGTTAAAAGATCCAAtaag attcgCCAAATTTATGGAAGGGGATTCTCATTTATCAGATCACGAGTCCTCGGAGCACGATTTAGAAATAACGAGATTAATTGAAGAGTGTGAATACACTGAAGATGAATATGATGATGACtactga
- the LOC123264857 gene encoding superoxide dismutase [Cu-Zn]-like isoform X1, whose translation MKSIILILVLVAAAISEDIRATVKFYPNDATSNVAGNLILVQEDSSGEVRITGNITGVTPGPHGFHVHQKGDLSNGCTSAGEHFNPTNKNHGGLTDAKRHVGDLGNVVADGNGKVIVNIVDTVISLSGSNSIIGRSLVIHSGKDDLGKGGNETSLTTGNSGTRVGCGVIGIASPVGSLPSTGSSIFINHTSAIVSIIFSLFFKFHV comes from the exons atgaaatcaatcattttaataCTGGTACTCGTCGCTGCGGCGATTAGTGAAGATATTAGAGCAACTGTGAAGTTTTATCCTAATGACGCAACCAGTAACGTCGCTGGAAATCTTATATTGGTTCAAGAAGATTCCTCTGGAGAAGTAAGAATCACTGGAAATATTACCGGTGTCACTCCGGGTCCACATGGCTTCCATGTTCACCAAAAAGGAGATCTTTCTAATGGATGTACCAGCGCTGGTGAACACTTTAATCCTACAAAc AAAAACCATGGAGGATTAACGGATGCCAAAAGACATGTCGGAGATCTTGGAAACGTCGTAGCAGATGGAAATGGCAAAGTTATTGTTAACATTGTCGACACAGTAATTTCTCTTAGTGGATCCAACAGCATTATTGGCCGATCTTTGGTTATTCATTCAGGGAAAGACGATCTCGGTAAAGGTGGAAATGAAACATCACTCACTACTGGAAATTCTGGAACGCGTGTAGGCTGTGGAGTTATCGGGATTGC TTCCCCAGTAGGAAGTCTTCCATCAACCGGGtcatctatttttattaatcataccAGTGCAATAGtatctattattttttcacttttttttaaattccatgtTTAA
- the LOC123264854 gene encoding charged multivesicular body protein 5 — protein sequence MNRLFGRAKPKEPGPSLSDCIAGVDSRADTAEKKIQALDVELKKCKDQMLKMRDGPSKNAVKTKALRILKQRKMYESQVSNLRQQAFNMDQTNYATQSLKDTQITIAAMKDGVKQMKNEFKNINIDQIEDVQDDLADMLEQSEEVQEVLGRSYGTPEIDDDELNAELDALGDEIGLESDGSFLDDAITAPNAPDKEPGAASIRNKDGVPVDEFGLPQIPAS from the exons atGAATCGATTATTCGGGCGTGCAAAACCAAAAGAACCAGGTCCAAGTTTGTCTGATTGTATAGCAGGA GTAGACAGCAGAGCTGATACAGCTGAAAAAAAGATCCAAGCTCTAGATGTTGAGTTGAAAAAATGCAAAGATCAGATGCTCAAGATGAGAGACGGCCCGTCTAAGAACGCTGTTAAGACCAAAGCGTTGAGAATATTAAAACAACGTAAAATGTACGAGAGTCAAGTGTCGAATCTGAGACAACAAGCCTTTAATATGGACCAGACTAATTATGCTACTCAGTCATTGAAAGACACTCAAATTACTATTGCAGCTATGAAAGACGGAGTCAAGCAAATGAAGAatgagtttaaaaatattaatatcgaTCAAATTGAG gaTGTCCAAGATGACTTGGCAGATATGCTAGAGCAATCTGAAGAGGTCCAGGAAGTTCTTGGTCGTAGCTATGGCACGCCTGaaattgatgatgatgaacTCAATGCTGAATTAGATGCTCTAGGCGATGAAATCGGCCTGGAAAGCGACGGTTCATTTTTGGATGACGCCATTACTGCTCCAAATGCTCCCGATAAAGAACCTGGTGCTGCATCTATCAGAAATAAG gaCGGAGTTCCTGTCGATGAATTTGGATTACCCCAGATACCAGCTAGCTaa
- the LOC123264845 gene encoding ras suppressor protein 1, translating into MNQAPVSCIPATTKMSKAKKILDEAREIQNPELDLADKNISTFEEMPGLLNMLNITRLTLSHNKIQLVPPGLANLVNLEILNLFNNHITELPISLSQMPKLRILNVGMNRLDVLPRGFGAFPVLEVLDLTYNNLHEKNLPGNFFMMETLRALYLADNDFEYLPPEIGHLKNLQILVLRENDLIELPKEIGELTRLRELHIQGNRLTVLPPEIGNLDLVSNKAVFRMEFNPWVTPIGDQLQVGISHVMDYIRSETYKYVYNRHQSVKGPPPAIENDKTKKISRMR; encoded by the exons ATGAACCAAGCCCCAGTATCGTGTATTCCTGCTACGACCAAGATGTCAAAGGCCAAGAAGATCCTTGATGAAGCTCGGGAAATCCAAAATCCTGAGCTTGATCTCgcagataaaaatatatcgacCTTTGAGGAGATGCCTGGTTTGC ttAATATGTTAAACATCACAAGATTGACGTTGAGTCACAATAAAATCCAACTTGTCCCGCCGGGGCTAGCAAATCTTGTCAACTTGGAGATATTAAATCTATTTAACAACCACATCACAGAATTGCCTATTTCTTTATCACAGATGCCAAAATTAAGAATACTTAATGTTGG GATGAATCGGTTGGATGTTCTACCAAGAGGTTTTGGTGCTTTTCCAGTTCTTGAAGTGCTTGATTTAACTTACAACAATCTCCATGAGAAAAACTTACCTGGGAACTTTTTTATGATGG aaacatTACGAGCTCTCTATCTCGCTGACAACGACTTTGAATATTTACCCCCAGAAATCGGTCATCTGAAAAATCTTCAAATT CTAGTACTTCgtgaaaatgatttaatagAATTACCAAAAGAAATTGGCGAACTGACTCGACTCCGGGAGCTACACATCCAAGGAAATCGTTTGACTGTTCTTCCTCCAGAAATCGGTAATCTTGATTTAGTCAGTAATAAAGCAGTTTTTAGAATGGAGTTCAATCCATGGGTTACACCTATCGGTGATCAATTACAAGTTGGAATATCTCATGTGATGGATTATATTCGTTCTGAAACTTATAAATA tgtTTATAATCGTCACCAAAGTGTCAAAGGACCACCTCCagcaattgaaaatgacaagactaaaaaaatttctcgaatgcgttaa
- the LOC123265330 gene encoding molybdate-anion transporter-like yields METENIEIYQSLKRKYLIVYLLGNFVDWIQGPYLYKLYLHYGYTTTDISTLYITGFLSSAISGVLIGHLADKFGRKKLCVFYFISTIVACLCTNYSDLMMLHLGRIFGGISASILFSSFESWYISRHLSADLPHDWMGSTLASSTFYNGLLAIAAGILASILADTLDYGPVAPFMFAILVCILSGVTCMTTWRENSHKKVYSNLLQGLSVIFRNDGPLIYLGLIQTLFETIMYTFIFLWTPILDPIQPSNGLIFSLFMLCIVFGSALHSILVNYYQISRLMLLCSSVVLALFSIAVSTIGIHVQMQFDGEQIGTYVCLVSFLIFEISVGIYYPAIGYLRGIIVPEVHRTSVANWFRLPSNLLICVVLLYIRIGVPDNRLIFALSAMCLSIASLYCVEFVKAYKRDYSIINEDKCVNHSNPKVLIA; encoded by the coding sequence atggAAACAGAAAACATTGAAATATATCAAAGcctaaaaagaaaatatttaatagtcTACCTTTTGGGTAACTTTGTCGACTGGATCCAAGGGCCTTACCTCTATAAACTATATCTCCACTACGGTTACACAACAACAGACATCTCTACCTTATACATCACCGGATTCCTCAGCAGCGCAATCTCCGGGGTGTTAATCGGGCACCTGGCAGATAAATTCGGgcgtaaaaaattatgtgtcttctattttatcagcacaataGTGGCCTGTCTTTGCACAAACTACTCTGACCTGATGATGCTCCACCTGGGTCGAATATTCGGAGGAATATCAGCGTCAATTTTATTCTCAAGCTTCGAATCTTGGTACATAAGCCGTCACTTGTCAGCAGATCTTCCTCACGACTGGATGGGCTCGACTCTGGCTTCCTCAACTTTCTACAACGGTCTGTTGGCAATCGCTGCCGGAATTTTAGCCTCAATATTAGCGGACACACTCGACTACGGACCAGTGGCTCCATTTATGTTCGCTATTCTAGTGTGCATCCTCAGCGGAGTCACCTGCATGACTACCTGGCGAGAAAACAGCCACAAGAAAGTCTACTCAAACTTACTGCAAGGTCTAAGTGTGATTTTTCGGAACGACGGCCCGTTGATTTATCTCGGGCTGATCCAAACGCTTTTCGAGACAATAATGTACACATTTATTTTCCTCTGGACCCCAATTCTGGACCCTATCCAGCCGAGCAATGGGTTGATATTCAGCTTATTCATGCTCTGTATAGTCTTCGGCAGCGCATTGCATTccattttagttaattattaccAAATAAGTCGACTTATGCTTCTTTGTTCCAGCGTTGTTCTCGCGCTATTCAGTATTGCTGTCAGTACAATAGGTATTCACGTTCAAATGCAATTTGATGGAGAGCAAATAGGTACTTATGTATGTCTTGTATCATTTTTGATATTTGAAATCTCAGTTGGAATTTATTATCCAGCTATTGGTTACTTACGTGGGATCATCGTGCCAGAAGTCCACCGGACTAGCGTTGCTAATTGGTTCCGGTTGCCGTCTAATTTGTTAATTTGCGTGGTATTGCTTTATATAAGAATTGGAGTACCTGACAATCGGTTGATATTCGCACTCAGTGCGATGTGCCTAAGTATTGCTTCACTTTACTGTGTTGAATTTGTTAAAGCTTACAAGAGAGATTATTCCATTATTAATGAGGATAAGTGCGTTAATCATTCTAATCCAAAGGTACTAATCGCTTaa
- the LOC123264857 gene encoding superoxide dismutase [Cu-Zn]-like isoform X2 — protein MKSIILILVLVAAAISEDIRATVKFYPNDATSNVAGNLILVQEDSSGEVRITGNITGVTPGPHGFHVHQKGDLSNGCTSAGEHFNPTNKNHGGLTDAKRHVGDLGNVVADGNGKVIVNIVDTVISLSGSNSIIGRSLVIHSGKDDLGKGGNETSLTTGNSGTRVGCGVIGIA, from the exons atgaaatcaatcattttaataCTGGTACTCGTCGCTGCGGCGATTAGTGAAGATATTAGAGCAACTGTGAAGTTTTATCCTAATGACGCAACCAGTAACGTCGCTGGAAATCTTATATTGGTTCAAGAAGATTCCTCTGGAGAAGTAAGAATCACTGGAAATATTACCGGTGTCACTCCGGGTCCACATGGCTTCCATGTTCACCAAAAAGGAGATCTTTCTAATGGATGTACCAGCGCTGGTGAACACTTTAATCCTACAAAc AAAAACCATGGAGGATTAACGGATGCCAAAAGACATGTCGGAGATCTTGGAAACGTCGTAGCAGATGGAAATGGCAAAGTTATTGTTAACATTGTCGACACAGTAATTTCTCTTAGTGGATCCAACAGCATTATTGGCCGATCTTTGGTTATTCATTCAGGGAAAGACGATCTCGGTAAAGGTGGAAATGAAACATCACTCACTACTGGAAATTCTGGAACGCGTGTAGGCTGTGGAGTTATCGGGATTGCGTAA
- the LOC123264868 gene encoding RNA-binding motif protein, X-linked 2-like — MNPLTNVKNIKKLGEQELLRESTSSWHDQYKDSAWIFFGGLSYDLTEGDVITIFSQYGEPVNINLVRDKDTGKQKGYGFLCYEDQRSTTLAVDNLNGVKILGRTIRVDHVSNYKAPKDSKRIDDVTKKLRIEGCGPKKN; from the coding sequence ATGAATCCTTTGACAAAtgttaaaaacataaaaaaacttgGTGAGCAGGAGTTGCTAAGAGAGTCTACCAGTTCATGGCACGACCAGTACAAAGACAGTGCCTGGATATTTTTCGGCGGTCTCTCCTACGATTTAACAGAAGGTGATGTAATTACTATTTTCTCTCAATACGGTGAGCCTGTTAATATCAATCTAGTGAGAGACAAAGACACTGGAAAACAGAAAGGTTACGGGTTCTTGTGCTACGAGGACCAGCGAAGCACTACTTTAGCAGTGGACAATTTAAATGGTGTGAAGATTCTTGGCCGGACGATAAGAGTGGATCACGTCTCCAATTACAAAGCACCGAAAGACTCCAAGAGGATTGACGATGTCACGAAAAAATTGAGGATAGAAGGATGTggtcctaaaaaaaattaa
- the LOC123264841 gene encoding GDP-fucose transporter 1, translating to MLPNDTLLSKYIKIFTVVCIYWVVSILTVFVNKTLLSSKYLSLDAPMFVTWFQCLTSVTICFVLSKLAKLFPSAISFPDGNPYTINNIKKILPLSILFTSMIASNNLCLKYVGVAFYYIGRSLTTVFNVMFTYFLLGQKTSFGCIICCGAIVGGFWLGVDQENIAGSLSIIGTFFGVLGSLSLSLYSIYTKRILPLVNQEIWLLSYYNNAYSIFLFIPLMAYNDEFKTLLNYEKLGELDFWLQMLVGGLCGFAIGYVTTLQIQVTSPLTHNISGTAKACAQTVLASYWYNESRQWLWWLSNFIVLGASAIYARLKQIDMDKSHKKDQVLLPYKKEDS from the exons ATGCTGCCCAACGACACTTTGCTGAGcaagtacataaaaatttttaccgtTGTCTGTATTTATTG ggTGGTCTCAATATTAACTGTGTTTGTTAACAAAACATTATTATCAAGTAAATATTTGAGTCTAGATGCTCCTATGTTTGTTACTTGGTTCCAATGTCTTACGAGTGTCACAATCTGTTTTGTTCTTAGCAAGTTAGCGAAATTATTCCCATCAGCTATATCATTTCCAGATGGCAATCCTTATACAATTAATAACATCAAAAag aTTCTTCCACTTTCAATTCTATTTACTTCAATGATTGCAAGTAATAATTTGTGTCTAAAATATGTTGGAGTAGCATTTTATTACATTGGAAGATCACTTACGACCGTATTTAATGTAAtgtttacttattttttactcg gtCAAAAAACATCATTCGGATGTATCATTTGCTGCGGAGCGATAGTAGGAGGATTCTGGTTAGGAGTAGACCAAGAAAACATCGCAGGATCACTATCAATAATCGGAACATTCTTCGGAGTTCTAGGATCCTTGAGTTTATCACTCTACTCAATTTACACGAAGCGAATACTACCGCTGGTTAATCAAGAAATCTGGCTGCTTTCTTATTACAACAACGCCTACAGTATTTTCCTGTTCATTCCCTTGATGGCTTACAATGATGAGTTCAAAACTCTTTTGAACTACGAGAAACTTGGCGAACTGGACTTCTGGCTCCAAATGTTGGTCGGTGGCCTCTGTGGTTTCGCCATTGGCTATGTTACAACCCTGCAAATTCAAGTGACCTCTCCATTGACGCACAACATAAGTGGGACAGCAAAAGCTTGTGCTCAGACTGTATTGGCCTCTTATTGGTATAATGAATCTAGACAGTGGCTTTGGTGGCTcagtaattttattgttttaggCGCATCTGCTATTTATGCGCGACTCAAACAAATTGACATGGACAAAAGTCATAAAAAAGATCAAGTTTTGTTACCCTATAAGAAAGAAGattcttag